In Carassius auratus strain Wakin chromosome 46, ASM336829v1, whole genome shotgun sequence, the following proteins share a genomic window:
- the LOC113063956 gene encoding uncharacterized protein LOC113063956 isoform X2, whose protein sequence is MTDPNTPLNSAEPQMQSEETQCTDISEQQESVQLRRSQRVKTLTEKGREMQDERIKGLQQRFNYNYEKWRTRAKASKLPLSQTESLNKDILEDIIGDVRGLCADVTKVYEELRKLTPPDQESRRRVDLCVEISGFLVNKATSRLEGKEEQDWPEAGSLFQTVSNKSSSFNTTKNSNEHSHRSSIKRQEAAAEAAASQAVLKILEEQETEQQEIERLEAEVRKKAVEQETLIRQKRLEREAEEAKFKAQQEAEYAALQRTLDEKKRKVLHLEKVKDLKAAQAKMQVYDQMSAVEAQKIDVTKINTEMKDAEHVSFPSLLKQVIPQAAATPTSDGTSDLVKVLASALSTSRIPVPEPTVFSGDSLSYSDWKLSFKTLIDQKNIPDKEKIFYLRRYVSGPAKRAVEGYFLLGTESAYAAAWKILDERYGNPFTIAKAFRDKLHAWPKITSRDSFELRDFADFLRSCEAATAHIKSLEILNDCNENQKILSKLPDWLAASWNRKVIEIEEQTNQFPTFSQFVEFLSREAKIACNPVTSLQSLKQCEPNKSDKPKLTKQKEIGVKTLMTTSQEKIQLVCVFCKKPKHSLHKCRSFLEKAVSDRVSFIKSERLCFGCLKPGHHSKSCTNRNICERCSKGHPTCLHEDRVKDKGEQRQPIANPNPSNERSSQSDRVQEQVTAMATTNRVASQENNTQTAAIIPVWLSSSTKHKEVLVYALLDSQSDTTFVLSEVAKLLETNQEPVKLELSTMSSQTTVVQSDRLQNLQVRGLYSSKIITLPPTYTREFIPANKAHIPTNETAKAWPHLEHLQSEIAPLQDCEVGLLIGYNCSQALLPREIVSGKEGEPYAQRTDLGWSIVGQTNHCLNYGDAIGISHRIIVKKVIPELKPSLKLQNKVHYVNRTTVKDITPSDIIKALEGDFSERAIEGNPVSQEDLKFLTKLKENITQNESGHYEMPLPFRDKRPTLPDNRICAMHRLKCLERRLKKDKSYYNDYTNFMDDIISRGDAERVPDKELNNTPAWYIPHHGVYHPHKPGRIRVVFDASAKYQDTSLNDHLLTGPDLTNTLVGVLCRFRRSSVAFMCDIERMFHQFHVTKEDQDYLRFLWWEKGDLEASPSVYRMKVHLFGAASSPGCANFGLKHLAAQGQGQFKENTIHFIQRNFYVDDGLASVPTEREAIQLIKDSRELCSKGKLRLHKFVCNSERVMSTIPEEECATVKDLDLSLSLPRIERALGVEWCVTSDTFKFRVQVKLNPLTRRGVLSTVASIYDPLGFIAPFVLLGKQILQQMCKDKVGWDHELPEHLKPPWESWIKDLPSLANMQIQRCFIPTDFGQVKSYELHHFADASVNGYGACTYLRAINQSDQVHCCLVMAKSRVTPTSVTTIPRLELSAAVVAVRVSDLLSTELEIPYIAEFFWTDSTVVLGYINNDAKRFQVFVANRIQRIKSSTKPEQWAYVASEQNPADYVSRGLTAEQLKSSEWFEGPAFLWEKNIPDRDVKVGEIRENDPELRKASVYTINAKEEQTIFSRFEKFSEWSRLIRAFAILRRKVKEHKGDIQRIKESTTLEERKETELFVIKIVQEKAFAEEIKSLKSKKTVSKTTNHNLYKLSPFLDEKGILRVGGRLGQAVLHPHVKHPAILPKDSHISTLLIRHFHTKVQHQGRGMTMNELRANGWWILGSSRAVSSYIFKCVRCRKYRRKTEHQSMGDLPVERTESTPPFTYVGMDCFGPIYVKDGRKELKRYGLILTCLCSRAIHIEVVDDLSTDAFLNALRAFIAIRGNVRQLRCDRGTNFIGAQRELADLMKEMNQEKVKALGCEFLMIPPSASHMGGIWERQIRTIRSVLSAILDQSAKRLDSTSLRTLLYEVMAIVNSRPLSIEHLSDPTGPEPLTPNHILTMKSTIVQPPPGEFMKEDLYLQKRWRRVQYLANEFWIRWRKEYLLNLQPRQKWNVHRRNLKINDVVLLQDDMAPRNEWKLAKVTDVYPGTDNKVRKVRLLVSERTYDKHSKLVTKTVSLERPIHKVIVLLEAE, encoded by the exons ATGACTGATCCAAATACACCACTAAATAGTGCAGAACCCCAGATGCAGTCTGAAGAAACCCAATGTACTGATATTAGTGAGCAGCAAGAATCAGTACAACTTAGAAGAAGTCAGAGAGTGAAAACACTCACAGAAAAGGGAAGAGAAATGCAGGATGAGAGGATTAAAGGACTCCAGCAAAGATTTAACTACAACTATGAAAAGTGGAGAACACGTGCAAAAGCATCCAAGTTACCCCTCTCTCAAACAGAATCCTTGAATAAAGACATACTTGAAGATATTATTGGTGATGTTAGAGGTCTTTGTGCAGATGTCACAAAAGTTTATGAAGAGTTACGTAAGCTCACCCCACCGGATCAGGAGTCACGTCGCAGAGTAGATCTGTGTGTGGAGATCTCAGGTTTCCTCGTGAATAAAGCAACCAGCCGATTGGAAGGAAAAGAGGAACAAGATTGGCCAGAAGCAGGCTCCCTCTTTCAAACTGTAAGCAATAAGTCAAGCTCCTTCAACACCACTAAGAACTCAAATGAGCATTCACATAGATCCTCTATAAAACGTCAAGAAGCcgcagcagaagcagcagcgagtCAAGCtgttctcaaaatattagaagaACAAGAAACGGAACAGCAAGAGATAGAAAGACTAGAAGCTGAAGTCAGGAAAAAAGCAGTAGAACAAGAAACATTGATTAGACAAAAGCGcttagaa AGAGAAGCAGAAGAAGCAAAGTTTAAGGCTCAACAAGAAGCAGAGTATGCAGCTCTGCAGAGAACacttgatgaaaagaaaagaaaagtactgCACCTGGAAAAGGTCAAAGATCTAAAGGCAGCACAAGCAAAGATGCAGGTTTATGACCAAATGAGTGCAGTAGAAGCGCAAAAGATTGATGTAACAAAGATTAACACAGAAATGAAAGACGCTGAACATGTAAGCTTCCCATCTCTGCTTAAACAAGTTATACCCCAAGCTGCAGCCACTCCTACAAGTGATGGTACATCAGATCTTGTTAAAGTGCTAGCAAGTGCACTAAGTACTAGCCGTATCCCTGTTCCTGAACCTACTGTGTTTTCTGGGGATTCCTTAAGTTACAGTGACTGGAAGCTGTCATTTAAAACGCTGATAGACCAAAAAAATATCCCAGACAAGGAGAAAATATTCTACCTTCGGAGATATGTGAGTGGACCGGCTAAGAGAGCGGTTGAAGGATACTTCCTGCTTGGAACCGAATCTGCATATGCTGCTGCCTGGAAGATTCTGGATGAAAGATATGGAAATCCATTCACAATCGCGAAAGCCTTTAGAGACAAACTGCATGCATGGCCCAAAATTACCTCAAGAGACAGTTTCGAACTAAGAGACTTTGCAGATTTCTTGCGCAGTTGTGAAGCGGCTACAGCTCACATCAAGTCATTAGAGATCTTGAATGACTGCAATGAGAACCAAAAGATACTTTCCAAACTTCCAGACTGGCTTGCTGCCAGTTGGAACCGCAAGGTTATTGAAATTGAAGAACAAACAAATCAGTTTCCCACTTTCAGCCAGTTTGTTGAGTTTCTATCGAGAGAAGCCAAGATAGCCTGTAATCCTGTTACATCTTTACAGTCACTTAAACAATGTGAGCCTAACAAATCAGACAAACCGAAGCTtacaaaacagaaagaaattgGAGTTAAAACACTGATGACGACTTCACAAGAAAAGATACAACTGGTATGTGTATTCTGTAAGAAACCTAAGCACAGTTTACACAAATGCAGAAGTTTTCTGGAAAAGGCTGTGTCAGACAGAGTCAGCTTTATTAAGTCAGAAAGGCTATGTTTTGGTTGTCTCAAACCAGGCCATCATTCGAAGAGCTGTACCAACCGCAATATTTGTGAAAGGTGCAGTAAAGGGCATCCGACTTGTCTTCATGAAGATAGAGTTAAGGACAAAGGAGAACAAAGGCAACCAATAGCTAATCCAAATCCAAGCAACGAAAGGTCAAGTCAAAGCGACCGAGTTCAAGAACAAGTTACAGCCATGGCTACGACTAACCGAGTCGCAAGTCAAGAAAATAACACACAGACAGCTGCAATCATTCCTGTGTGGCTTTCATCTTCCACAAAACACAAAGAAGTTCTTGTGTATGCTTTACTGGATTCGCAAAGCGATACAACCTTTGTTCTCAGTGAAGTTGCAAAGTTACTAGAGACAAACCAAGAACCTGTTAAACTAGAACTGTCTACTATGTCTTCCCAGACTACAGTTGTTCAGTCCGACAGACTTCAAAATCTTCAAGTTCGTGGCCTTTACTCAAGCAAAATAATCACTTTACCTCCTACATACACACGAGAATTCATTCCAGCCAACAAAGCTCACATTCCAACTAATGAAACAGCTAAAGCTTGGCCACATCTGGAACACCTTCAATCAGAAATCGCACCTTTGCAAGATTGCGAGGTAGGATTGTTGATCGGATACAACTGCTCACAAGCTCTTCTGCCGAGAGAGATTGTGTCAGGCAAGGAAGGCGAGCCATACGCTCAGCGCACCGATCTTGGTTGGAGTATAGTTGGACAAACCAATCACTGCTTGAACTATGGAGATGCAATTGGAATTAGTCATCGCATTATTGTCAAGAAAGTCATCCCAGAGCTTAAGCCTTCTCTAAAGCTTCAGAACAAAGTCCACTATGTCAATAGGACAACAGTAAAGGACATCACCCCTTCGGACATTATCAAAGCACTTGAAGGAGACTTCTCTGAAAGAGCCATTGAGGGCAACCCTGTATCACAAGAAGATTTAAAGTTTCTCACAAAACTCAAAGAAAACATCACACAGAATGAGAGCGGCCACTATGAGATGCCACTACCATTTCGTGACAAAAGACCCACATTACCAGACAATAGAATATGTGCAATGCATCGCCTAAAGTGTCTTGAAAGAAGATTAAAGAAAGACAAATCATATTACAATGATTACACAAACTTCATGGATGACATCATCTCAAGAGGAGATGCTGAAAGAGTCCCTGACAAAGAGTTGAATAACACTCCTGCATGGTATATCCCACATCATGGGGTCTATCACCCACACAAACCCGGAAGAATCAGAGTAGTATTTGATGCCTCGGCCAAGTACCAGGATACTTCTCTCAATGACCACCTCTTAACCGGTCCTGACCTGACAAACACATTGGTTGGTGTTCTTTGTCGTTTCCGCAGAAGTTCTGTCGCATTCATGTGTGATATAGAGCGGATGTTTCACCAGTTCCATGTCACAAAAGAAGATCAGGATTACTTAAGGTTTCTTTGGTGGGAGAAGGGAGATTTGGAAGCATCACCATCAGTTTACCGTATGAAGGTCCATCTTTTTGGAGCAGCGTCTTCTCCAGGCTGTGCCAACTTTGGCCTAAAACACCTTGCTGCCCAAGGACAAGGTCAATTCAAAGAAAACACCATACACTTTATACAGAGAAACTTTTATGTTGATGACGGTTTGGCAAGCGTTCCTACTGAAAGGGAAGCCATTCAGCTCATCAAAGACTCAAGAGAGCTCTGTTCCAAAGGAAAGTTAAGACTCCACAAATTTGTGTGTAATAGTGAGAGAGTTATGTCCACTATTCCAGAAGAAGAGTGTGCCACAGTGAAAGACCTTGACCTGTCTTTAAGTTTACCACGCATTGAAAGAGCTCTTGGAGTTGAATGGTGCGTCACTTCAGACACATTCAAATTCAGAGTTCAAGTCAAGTTGAACCCCCTTACAAGAAGAGGTGTACTTTCTACTGTCGCCTCCATTTACGATCCCCTGGGGTTTATTGCACCGTTCGTCCTCTTGGGAAAGCAGATTCTTCAGCAAATGTGCAAGGATAAGGTTGGGTGGGACCACGAGCTTCCAGAGCACTTAAAACCCCCGTGGGAATCCTGGATTAAAGACCTTCCAAGTTTAGCTAACATGCAGATTCAAAGATGTTTCATTCCTACAGATTTCGGTCAGGTTAAAAGCTACGAGCTTCATCACTTCGCAGACGCCAGTGTCAATGGATATGGTGCTTGTACTTACCTGCGAGCCATTAACCAATCAGATCAAGTCCATTGTTGCTTGGTAATGGCCAAGTCAAGAGTCACACCTACTAGTGTCACAACTATCCCTCGACTCGAACTCTCAGCAGCAGTTGTTGCAGTTAGAGTCAGTGATCTACTCAGTACAGAACTTGAAATCCCATACATTGCTGAGTTTTTCTGGACAGACTCCACCGTTGTTCTCGGCTACATAAATAATGATGCCAAAAGGTTTCAAGTCTTCGTAGCGAATCGGATACAAAGGATCAAGTCAAGCACAAAGCCAGAACAATGGGCGTATGTCGCATCAGAGCAGAACCCTGCAGACTACGTTTCTCGAGGCTTAACCGCAGAACAACTGAAGTCCTCTGAATGGTTTGAGGGGCCAGCATTTCTCTGGGAGAAGAACATTCCTGATAGAGATGTTAAGGTGGGAGAGATCAGGGAAAATGATCCAGAACTTCGCAAAGCCTCTGTGTATACCATCAATGCAAAGGAAGAGCAAACTATTTTCAGCAGATTTGAGAAGTTTTCAGAATGGTCCAGATTGATAAGAGCATTTGCAATCTTGAGAAGAAAGGTCAAGGAACACAAGGGTGATATACAAAGGATCAAAGAAAGTACAACTttggaagaaagaaaagaaacagaactGTTTGTCATCAAAATAGTTCAAGAGAAAGCTTTCGCAGAAGAGATAAAGAGTCTAAAATCAAAGAAAACAGTTTCCAAGACCACAAATCATAATCTGTACAAACTAAGTCCGTTTCTGGACGAAAAAGGAATCCTCAGAGTGGGTGGACGTTTGGGTCAAGCTGTACTACACCCGCATGTAAAACATCCTGCCATACTTCCCAAGGACAGTCATATTTCAACTTTGCTGATCAGACATTTTCACACGAAGGTTCAACATCAAGGTCGTGGAATGACTATGAATGAGTTGCGTGCAAATGGTTGGTGGATTCTTGGGAGCAGCCGTGCAGTTTCATCATACATCTTCAAATGTGTCAGATGTCGCAAATACAGAAGGAAAACGGAGCATCAAAGTATGGGAGATTTGCCAGTAGAACGAACTGAGTCTACCCCGCCTTTCACTTATGTTGGAATGGATTGCTTTGGACCAATATACGTCAAAGATGGACGAAAGGAGCTCAAGAGATATGGACTCATACTAACCTGTCTATGTTCACGAGCCATACATATTGAAGTAGTAGACGACCTGAGTACAGACGCATTTCTAAATGCTCTGCGAGCATTTATTGCAATAAGAGGAAATGTGCGTCAACTGAGATGTGATAGAGGAACCAATTTCATTGGGGCCCAGAGAGAACTCGCAGATCTCATGAAAGAAATGAATCAGGAGAAGGTAAAAGCGCTTGGATGTGAATTTCTCATGATTCCCCCTTCGGCAAGCCATATGGGTGGAATATGGGAAAGACAGATCAGGACCATCCGTAGTGTTCTTTCAGCCATCCTTGACCAGTCAGCAAAGAGACTCGACAGTACATCCTTGAGAACCTTGTTGTATGAGGTAATGGCGATTGTCAACAGTAGGCCACTTTCCATCGAGCATTTAAGTGATCCAACAGGTCCTGAGCCATTAACGCCCAATCACATTCTCACTATGAAGTCAACCATTGTTCAACCTCCTCCAGGAGAGTTTATGAAAGAAGATTTGTATCTTCAAAAAAGATGGAGAAGAGTACAATATTTAGCCAATGAGTTTTGGATTCGTTGGAGGAAAGAATATTTGCTCAACTTGCAACCAAGACAGAAGTGGAATGTACACAGAAGGAATCTGAAGATAAATGATGTAGTGCTTCTACAAGATGACATGGCACCACGTAATGAATGGAAGCTTGCCAAAGTCACTGATGTCTATCCAGGAACTGATAACAAAGTGAGAAAGGTTCGACTTTTGGTTAGTGAAAGGACATATGACAAGCACAGTAAACTTGTGACTAAGACAGTCTCATTAGAACGACCTATTCATAAGGTCATTGTTTTGCTAGAAGCAGAGTAA